From Woronichinia naegeliana WA131, the proteins below share one genomic window:
- a CDS encoding glycosyltransferase family 39 protein, with product MKNSLVVWWQTFEQKPQQCWLISLAWLLLLSWVAFLWNIGVLGVMDKTEALFVEVAHQMYLTNDWITPHWNGQTFFDYPVWGYWLVALSFKLFGVSEWAPRLPVALCAIAVVWLSFYTLRFWGFFLGEKTESTRSLWIRAWLGAGILALNPGWVGWGRTSVTDMFLSSAIALTMLSFYLGYVNSERPKVQKIWYGLTPVFAAIAVLAKGPVGLLLPSLAIAAFLGYVGQWQAVWREVKGLLLAMIVIFCGIAVPWYALATQANGLTFLNSFLGFSNFQRFTSVLYRHAGPWYFYLPWCFILLLPWSTFLPLTLARLQFWRRKVWQHSPRDRQLGLFCFFWFILILLFFSSAATKLAGYILPIVPAGAIMITLFWSEEISLAPTKIKYSWAFFASGIFNFILLLVMAIAAFISPQFVGSDPAYPNFAQVLSESGLPIVFSLILSLATLLMGVSLFHKPFRAWLWSANLVGFLGTMIFVIPSLAPIMDSQRQQPFRELSQIAGQTVKPKECIFVMGYPRYSLVYYSQHPATFLDDVPYAIELLQKENDPNPLATVLIVTDPQLLERFKLKQEDYQLIAKKGVYHLIRVPKSILIRRSQ from the coding sequence TTGAAAAATTCGTTAGTCGTTTGGTGGCAAACTTTTGAGCAAAAGCCTCAACAATGTTGGCTGATTTCCCTGGCCTGGTTGTTATTGCTGAGTTGGGTGGCTTTTCTGTGGAATATTGGCGTTTTGGGAGTGATGGATAAAACCGAAGCTTTATTTGTCGAAGTTGCCCATCAAATGTATCTCACGAATGATTGGATTACTCCCCATTGGAATGGACAAACTTTTTTTGATTATCCGGTTTGGGGCTATTGGCTAGTGGCTCTCAGTTTTAAACTCTTTGGGGTGAGTGAATGGGCGCCCCGTTTACCCGTTGCTCTTTGCGCGATCGCCGTTGTTTGGCTCAGTTTTTATACCCTGCGTTTCTGGGGCTTTTTCCTCGGCGAAAAAACAGAATCGACTCGATCGTTATGGATCAGAGCCTGGCTAGGGGCTGGCATCCTGGCCCTGAATCCAGGTTGGGTCGGTTGGGGCCGTACTTCGGTGACGGATATGTTTTTGTCCAGTGCGATCGCCTTAACCATGCTGAGTTTTTATCTGGGCTACGTTAACTCGGAGCGACCCAAAGTCCAAAAAATTTGGTATGGTCTGACCCCTGTTTTTGCCGCGATCGCCGTTTTAGCCAAGGGGCCAGTGGGGTTATTGTTGCCCAGTTTAGCCATTGCAGCCTTTTTAGGGTATGTCGGCCAGTGGCAAGCTGTCTGGCGAGAAGTCAAAGGTTTGTTATTAGCAATGATTGTCATTTTTTGCGGCATTGCAGTTCCCTGGTACGCCCTAGCGACCCAAGCCAATGGTTTAACCTTTCTCAATAGTTTTTTAGGGTTTAGTAATTTTCAACGTTTTACCTCTGTGCTGTATCGCCATGCCGGCCCTTGGTATTTTTATCTACCTTGGTGTTTCATTTTATTGTTACCTTGGTCAACTTTTTTGCCCTTAACTTTGGCACGATTACAGTTCTGGCGACGTAAAGTGTGGCAACATAGTCCCCGCGATCGCCAACTAGGATTATTTTGCTTTTTCTGGTTTATATTAATTTTACTCTTTTTCTCCAGTGCAGCCACTAAATTGGCGGGTTATATTCTCCCCATTGTTCCCGCCGGTGCCATCATGATCACTCTCTTTTGGTCTGAGGAAATCTCTTTAGCCCCCACAAAAATTAAATATTCCTGGGCATTTTTTGCCAGTGGCATTTTTAATTTCATTCTATTGCTGGTCATGGCGATCGCGGCCTTTATTAGTCCCCAATTCGTCGGCAGTGATCCGGCCTATCCCAACTTTGCTCAAGTCTTAAGTGAATCGGGTTTACCTATTGTTTTTAGCCTAATTTTAAGTTTGGCAACACTTTTAATGGGGGTATCTCTTTTCCACAAACCTTTTCGAGCTTGGTTATGGAGTGCGAATTTAGTCGGTTTTCTAGGAACCATGATTTTTGTGATTCCGTCCCTCGCTCCCATTATGGATAGCCAACGTCAGCAACCTTTTCGGGAATTATCCCAAATTGCCGGTCAGACGGTTAAACCCAAGGAATGTATTTTTGTGATGGGTTATCCTCGCTATAGTTTGGTCTATTATAGTCAACATCCAGCTACTTTTCTAGATGATGTGCCCTATGCGATCGAATTACTGCAAAAAGAAAATGATCCTAATCCTTTAGCAACAGTATTGATTGTCACCGATCCGCAATTACTAGAGCGTTTTAAACTTAAACAAGAGGATTATCAATTGATTGCTAAAAAGGGAGTTTATCATTTAATTCGTGTGCCTAAATCGATTCTAATTAGACGCTCTCAATAA
- the rplU gene encoding 50S ribosomal protein L21 — protein MSYAIIEAGGTQLRVEPGRFYDLNHLEGEPEASYVIDKVLLVNNDSQITVGQPFVAGATVEGEILFHRRGRKIIVYKMRPKKKTRKKRGHRQELTRLLIKSISIDGTAIATISEEDLKKPVLVSPEESLTFDEDLVESDEDLVESDED, from the coding sequence ATGAGTTACGCCATTATTGAAGCCGGGGGAACCCAACTCAGAGTGGAACCAGGTCGTTTTTATGATCTCAATCACCTCGAAGGAGAACCCGAAGCTAGTTATGTGATCGATAAAGTGTTGTTAGTCAATAACGATAGCCAAATCACCGTCGGTCAGCCATTTGTTGCTGGAGCAACGGTGGAAGGAGAAATTCTTTTCCATCGTCGGGGTCGCAAGATTATCGTTTATAAAATGCGTCCGAAAAAGAAAACCCGTAAAAAACGGGGGCATCGTCAGGAATTAACCCGTTTACTGATTAAATCCATTAGTATTGATGGAACGGCGATCGCCACTATCTCAGAAGAGGATCTCAAAAAACCTGTATTAGTTTCACCGGAAGAATCCCTTACCTTTGATGAAGATTTAGTTGAATCCGATGAAGATTTAGTTGAATCCGATGAAGATTAA
- the rpmA gene encoding 50S ribosomal protein L27, translated as MAHKKGTGSTRNGRDSNSKRLGVKRYGGQVVKAGNIIIRQRGTRVHPGENVGRGSDDTLFSLIDGIVKFEYKTQSRRKVSVYPVAAE; from the coding sequence ATGGCTCATAAGAAAGGAACAGGGAGTACCCGCAACGGTCGGGACTCCAATTCTAAACGGTTAGGAGTTAAACGCTACGGTGGTCAAGTTGTCAAAGCCGGCAATATCATCATTCGTCAACGGGGAACTAGAGTTCATCCTGGTGAAAATGTGGGACGGGGTAGCGATGATACGCTCTTTTCTCTCATTGATGGCATTGTCAAATTCGAGTACAAAACCCAAAGTCGTCGCAAGGTAAGCGTTTACCCCGTGGCAGCAGAATAA
- a CDS encoding IS4 family transposase, which translates to MARQHPRRKGNPDLRRKTNQPGVEIPEITKELFELLEPTMFTPLKYLQGTHEKMMRDRVLNLPIMVALVLSIVYRQIAGISEAVRLLEEEGLLWVASLKVSKQAVSKRMMNVPAEIFAILLKGVLEKAAEKGKKLQVGEKWEKIREKFSAVWIADGSTLEQIRKNMKISKEEKSKLGGKIMMVVEAFTQRPVTLWYTENDKSNDKIWCEELAAKLPENGLILVDMGFFSFVWFDLLTEAKKFFLTRFRAGTSYKTKQVLSQGSHYRDEIIIMGNYRSNPCKHPVRLVSVLWGTIWYQYLTNVLSPEQLSAEEVCDLYRRRWTIEEAFLLTKRLLGLAYLWVGNKNGVQIQIICTLIFYTVLNQLVGEVAIALNQPKEKISVEMVFRSLYYVGLAEKVKKRKKCGLGKYGLKKHR; encoded by the coding sequence ATGGCAAGACAACATCCTCGGAGAAAAGGAAACCCAGACTTACGTCGTAAGACAAATCAGCCAGGGGTAGAAATCCCTGAAATAACAAAAGAGTTGTTTGAATTACTAGAACCCACAATGTTTACACCATTAAAATATTTACAGGGAACTCATGAGAAAATGATGAGAGATAGGGTATTAAATTTACCAATAATGGTGGCATTAGTGTTAAGTATAGTGTATCGTCAAATAGCGGGTATAAGTGAAGCGGTAAGACTGTTAGAGGAAGAGGGATTGCTATGGGTAGCATCATTAAAAGTAAGCAAACAGGCAGTATCAAAAAGAATGATGAATGTGCCAGCCGAAATATTTGCAATATTACTAAAAGGAGTGTTAGAAAAAGCAGCCGAAAAAGGGAAGAAGCTCCAAGTAGGAGAAAAATGGGAAAAAATAAGAGAAAAGTTTAGTGCAGTGTGGATAGCAGATGGCTCAACGCTAGAGCAGATAAGGAAAAATATGAAAATAAGTAAAGAAGAAAAGAGTAAATTGGGGGGTAAAATAATGATGGTAGTGGAAGCCTTTACCCAAAGACCCGTTACTTTATGGTACACAGAAAATGATAAATCAAATGATAAAATATGGTGTGAAGAATTGGCAGCTAAATTACCAGAAAATGGTTTAATTCTCGTAGATATGGGATTTTTTAGCTTTGTGTGGTTTGATTTGTTAACAGAAGCTAAAAAGTTTTTTCTAACCAGATTTAGAGCGGGTACATCTTACAAAACCAAACAAGTATTGTCTCAAGGTAGTCATTACAGAGATGAGATTATCATTATGGGAAATTACCGTTCTAATCCTTGCAAGCATCCGGTGAGATTAGTCTCAGTATTATGGGGAACAATCTGGTATCAGTATTTAACAAATGTGTTGTCTCCCGAACAACTGTCCGCCGAAGAGGTCTGTGATTTATATCGAAGACGATGGACAATCGAAGAAGCCTTTTTATTAACGAAAAGACTTTTAGGACTAGCCTATTTATGGGTAGGGAATAAGAATGGTGTCCAAATCCAGATTATTTGCACTTTGATTTTCTATACGGTCTTAAATCAATTGGTAGGGGAAGTGGCGATTGCTCTAAATCAACCGAAAGAAAAAATCTCAGTAGAGATGGTGTTTCGGAGTCTATACTATGTAGGGCTTGCTGAAAAAGTCAAAAAACGAAAGAAATGTGGGTTAGGGAAGTATGGACTGAAAAAGCATAGATAA